In one Vulgatibacter incomptus genomic region, the following are encoded:
- a CDS encoding MATE family efflux transporter encodes MSLGSSRLLELRKLARLAAPLALVHAGNQLMTLVDMAFVGRLGAVALGGIGIANGIFFTVSTLGMGAMMGLDPLVSQAVGAGDPARARRWLWQGIWLALFVTIVLSIPIAIAPNFLVPFGIEEAVAREATTYLNIRLVGLYPMLVYVAVRAYLQAMGVTRPMFISVVAANLLNVAADALLVFGGEILPAWAGPLRSLPAFGVAGAAVATTLCTILQLAIITSAVGSVEVPGFERGMRRWLRSDLLAALKVGLPIGLQMAAEVSIFALVGLLVGRMGAANLAAHQVSLTLASFTFTVAVGIGAAGSVRVGRAVGARDIAGVRAAGLTAIAAGGGWMALSALVFLLAPKALAGLLTDQAGVIEAAAPLLMIAAVFQLSDGLQAAGSGVLRGAGDTRFPFLANLFGYYVIALPLGLWLAWGMNLGAAGLWWGLCTGLTVVAIALIARFRRISSRPIAPLSPMAPAAAAGVAGEA; translated from the coding sequence ATGAGCCTCGGATCCTCCCGTCTCCTCGAGCTGCGAAAGCTCGCCCGCCTCGCCGCCCCGCTCGCCCTCGTCCACGCGGGAAACCAGCTCATGACCCTGGTGGACATGGCCTTCGTCGGCCGCCTGGGCGCGGTCGCCCTGGGGGGAATCGGGATCGCGAACGGGATCTTCTTCACGGTCTCCACCCTCGGGATGGGCGCGATGATGGGCCTCGATCCCCTGGTCTCGCAGGCCGTCGGCGCCGGCGACCCCGCCAGGGCGAGGCGCTGGCTCTGGCAGGGCATCTGGCTGGCGCTCTTCGTGACGATCGTGCTCTCGATCCCGATCGCGATCGCGCCGAACTTCCTCGTCCCCTTCGGGATCGAAGAGGCCGTGGCCCGGGAGGCGACCACCTACCTGAACATCCGCCTCGTCGGCCTCTACCCCATGCTCGTCTACGTCGCGGTTCGGGCGTACCTGCAGGCCATGGGCGTGACCCGGCCGATGTTCATCTCGGTGGTGGCGGCGAACCTGCTGAACGTGGCGGCGGACGCGCTCCTGGTCTTCGGGGGCGAGATCCTGCCCGCCTGGGCCGGCCCGTTGCGGAGCCTCCCGGCCTTCGGCGTCGCCGGGGCCGCCGTGGCGACCACCCTCTGCACCATCCTCCAGCTCGCGATCATCACGTCTGCCGTCGGCTCGGTGGAGGTGCCGGGCTTCGAGAGGGGCATGCGCCGCTGGCTCCGGAGCGACCTCCTGGCCGCGCTGAAGGTCGGCCTGCCGATCGGCCTCCAGATGGCGGCGGAGGTGAGCATCTTCGCCCTCGTCGGCCTCCTCGTGGGCCGCATGGGCGCCGCGAACCTCGCCGCCCACCAGGTCTCCCTCACCCTGGCGAGCTTCACCTTCACCGTGGCAGTAGGAATCGGCGCCGCCGGCTCCGTGCGGGTGGGCCGCGCAGTTGGCGCGAGAGACATCGCTGGAGTGCGCGCCGCGGGCCTCACCGCCATCGCCGCGGGCGGGGGCTGGATGGCCCTGTCGGCCCTGGTCTTCCTCCTCGCCCCGAAGGCCCTCGCAGGCCTCCTCACGGATCAGGCGGGCGTGATCGAGGCGGCGGCGCCGCTCCTGATGATCGCGGCGGTCTTCCAGCTCTCGGACGGCCTCCAGGCCGCCGGGTCCGGCGTGCTCCGAGGAGCGGGCGACACCCGCTTTCCCTTCCTCGCGAACCTCTTCGGCTACTACGTGATCGCCCTGCCCCTGGGCCTCTGGCTCGCATGGGGCATGAACCTCGGCGCCGCCGGCCTGTGGTGGGGGCTCTGCACCGGCCTCACCGTGGTCGCGATCGCCCTGATCGCGCGGTTCCGCCGGATCTCCTCGCGGCCGATCGCCCCGCTCTCGCCGATGGCGCCCGCCGCGGCGGCGGGCGTCGCAGGGGAGGCCTGA